Within the Tachysurus fulvidraco isolate hzauxx_2018 chromosome 3, HZAU_PFXX_2.0, whole genome shotgun sequence genome, the region ACATTTGTTAGGTGAAATAGCTTATTTAGGGcagaatattaattattattatttttttttatttaaaacaaaattatgaACATTTTGTGATCGTTTCTGCATCATTTTCTGCAAGGCGCATATACCTCAGAAGACGAGCTTGCTTATGACCTCAACTGTAtcatgtatgtttttgtgttgtttatgctTGTGCGGTCTTACGTTTTATTGACTGGTGAGTTATCCACCCATTTCCACACGCCTTCCTCATCGATGTCTGACAGGCCTATCCAGTAATAGTAGTCAAACCCACTCAAACTGCGGGCTATTTTCTCCAGAGCAAGctacgttaaaaaaaaagaaaagaaagaaaagatatgTATATAAATTGTTAGCAAGTACACACATTAAACGCAATCTATTATTCAGCCCTCAGACTGGTGCTACTACATGCCTGTGCAGAAAACTGAAAGACATACTAATTCTTTTATTCCTGTGCTTTCAAGCTACTAAATATTGACAGACATCTAGAAAGAGAACCCTTACACACAGCAAATTGCTTTTTCCAAGCAGATCTGTGCACTGGTTACTGGCATGCTGATGTTGATGTATTAGTGTCTGtttgctgctgtttgtttatgtatttatttatttttttcttttatccacTCTATTTTAATCATTATAGCATTAATAAAGTACTGATAAAGTTCTGAATCTGCAGCTGGTTTGttataaaaaacatacacacttatacgTACATGTTGCTCATGCGTGTGAAGTATTGTTAGCTGGCTGTCCATTGACACACAGCTCTGCTTGCTCCTGACCCAGTCTAGTTTGTCATCACTAAAGAAGTAGCACTTGTCTTCTATATGTCTCCAGCCATCAGGACACGGCATGCACTGCTTCACTGGAAGAGACAGAAAGtgcaaaccaaacaaaagaacTTTTGTGAAATACATACATGAACGACATGTAGGCATGATCTACGTCTAGCTTTTAGTGTAGAAAAACAGAATGGTTGTCAGTGCAACTCTTGGTACACAGCACACTTCTAGATGCTACTTCAAAAGTGGATACATTTCCACTCTGCTGCATTCAGGTGCCTCAGTTGGATCATTCAGAAATGGTACAGCACACACTTTTATGTTTCTTACCTTCTGCCGAACAGGTCTTTCCGAGGGCGATGTAATTGTAGCAGAGGTGTGAGAAGCGCTTCTGCAGGGACGAAAGTTTTAGAGACTGAATCTGCGACTCAGAGAGCGGAGTTTCTGTAGTCTCCACACAGGGGGGGCTGCTGGGTTTCCTTTTAACCACTGaaaatagaagagagagagaaagagcgggagagag harbors:
- the si:ch73-86n18.1 gene encoding CD209 antigen-like protein E isoform X2, which produces MRRPMVILLIVTLLVSFCVNIGLTVFLVKRKPSSPPCVETTETPLSESQIQSLKLSSLQKRFSHLCYNYIALGKTCSAEVKQCMPCPDGWRHIEDKCYFFSDDKLDWVRSKQSCVSMDSQLTILHTHEQHLALEKIARSLSGFDYYYWIGLSDIDEEGVWKWVDNSPVNKTYWNEWDGEPNNHQSGGLHGEDCAVLNSHSKSWYDVPCDNIYKHICEMDAIVVN
- the si:ch73-86n18.1 gene encoding CD209 antigen-like protein E isoform X1; this translates as MEENYSSLHEFTEDCHSTRGNKPILYTSDNGQAGSLKRLDRMRRPMVILLIVTLLVSFCVNIGLTVFLVKRKPSSPPCVETTETPLSESQIQSLKLSSLQKRFSHLCYNYIALGKTCSAEVKQCMPCPDGWRHIEDKCYFFSDDKLDWVRSKQSCVSMDSQLTILHTHEQHLALEKIARSLSGFDYYYWIGLSDIDEEGVWKWVDNSPVNKTYWNEWDGEPNNHQSGGLHGEDCAVLNSHSKSWYDVPCDNIYKHICEMDAIVVN